A single Scleropages formosus chromosome 4, fSclFor1.1, whole genome shotgun sequence DNA region contains:
- the pcbd1 gene encoding pterin-4-alpha-carbinolamine dehydratase produces the protein MAGKIQSLTAEEREHLLPLLRNAQWVEVVGRDAIYKEFIFKDFNQAFGFMSRVALQAEKMDHHPEWFNVYNKVQITLSTHECGGLSQRDITLATFIDQASVF, from the exons GCTGGTAAGATCCAGAGCCTGACAGCAGAAGAGAGGGAGCACCTCCTCCCGCTCCTGAGGAATGCCCAGTGGGTGGAGGTCGTGGGCCGAGATGCCATCTACAAAGAGTTCATCTTCAAGGACTTCAACCAG GCTTTCGGCTTCATGTCCAGGGTAGCCCTGCAGGCTGAGAAAATGGACCATCACCCCGAGTGGTTTAATGTGTACAACAAG GTTCAGATCACTCTGAGCACACACGAATGTGGGGGCCTTTCGCAGAGGGACATCACTTTGGCTACCTTCATTGATCAAGCATCTGTCTTCTGA
- the sgpl1 gene encoding sphingosine-1-phosphate lyase 1: MSTGDRMDSLGALEAYKEMLLLYVDGARRFVNSRCSRMEPWQIIAVTTLLTLAAVWLEGFLFQRESLRSRLKKQFFRIIRKIPFIGASIQAQLNKALDDMSMSLFTLKNGMSYAQCLPSHGLPQAEVLEKIKEYDSLGEVQWEKGKVSGAVYSGDEKLTNLLVKVYGHFAWSNPLHPDIFPGVRKMEAEVVRMACTLFHGGPNSCGTVTSGGTESILMACKAYRDMAQERGIKHPEILAPLSVHAAFDKAAHYFGMKLVHIPVDPKTMEVSVKAMRRAISKNTAMLVCSAPQFPHGVVDPVEEVAKLALKYSLPFHVDACLGGFLIAFMDKAGFPLAPFDFRVKGVTSISADTHKYGYAPKGSSVILYSDQKYRHYQYFVAPDWQGGIYASPSMAGSRPGGIIAACWATMMHMGEDGYIEATKKIVKTARFIEAEIRKVNGLFVFGKPKVSVVALGSEVFDIFRLSNALTSRGWSLNTLQFPSSIHICVTLLHTKPGVAEQFVSDVKQEAAIIMKNPKEKTTGMGAIYGMAQTIPDRSMVTEVSYGFLDCLYSTELPSSDLKHMNGTSKGH; the protein is encoded by the exons GGTGCTCTGGAGGCGTACAAAGAGATGCTCCTGCTGTACGTGGATGGGGCTCGACGCTTTGTGAACTCGAGGTGCAGTCGTATGGAACCCTGGCAGATAATCGCCGTGACCACGCTGCTCACCCTGGCGGCCGTCTGGCTCGAAGGGTTTCTGTTCCAGCGCGAGA GTCTGAGATCACGACTAAAGAAACAGTTCTTCAGAATTATAAGAAAAATACCATTTATAGGTGCATCA ATCCAGGCCCAGCTGAACAAGGCGCTGGACGACATGTCGATGAGCTTGTTCACGCTGAAAAACGGCATGAGCTACGCCCAGTGCCTGCCGAGCCACGGCCTTCCTCAAGCAGAGGTCCTGGAGAAGATCAAGGAGTATGACTCACTTG GTGAGGTCCAGTGGGAGAAAGGCAAGGTCTCGGGAGCCGTGTACAGCGGAGATGAGAAGCTCACCAACCTCCTGGTGAAG GTGTACGGTCACTTTGCGTGGAGCAACCCCCTGCATCCGGACATTTTCCCAGGAGTCCGCAAGATGGAGGCCGAGGTGGTCAGGATGGCCTGCACCCTTTTCCATGGGGGGCCCAACTCCTGTGGGACG GTTACATCAGGCGGAACTGAAAGCATTTTAATGGCTTGCAAGGCATACAGAGATATGGCACAGGAACGTGGGATCAAACATCCAGAAAT tcttGCACCACTAAGCGTCCATGCAGCTTTTGATAAAGCGGCGCACTATTTCGGGATGAAACTCGTTCACATACCAGTTGACCCGAAAACCATGGAAGTCAGTGTAAAG GCCATGAGGAGGGCCATCTCAAAGAACACGGCCATGCTGGTCTGCTCTGCGCCACAGTTTCCGCATGGAGTAGTGGATCCCGTTGAAGAAGTAGCAAAG TTGGCGCTGAAGTACAGCCTTCCCTTTCACGTGGACGCGTGTCTAGGGGGATTCCTCATCGCGTTCATGGACAAAGCTGGCTTCCCTCTGGCTCCCTTTGACTTCCGGGTCAAAGGGGTGACCAGCATCTCCGCAGATACCCACAAG TACGGCTACGCGCCAAAGGGCTCCTCCGTCATCTTGTACAGTGATCAGAAGTATAGGCATTACCAGTACTTTGTGGCCCCTGACTGGCAGGGGGGTATCTACGCCTCGCCCTCTATGGCGGGATCTCGTCCTGGCGGCATCATCGCTGCCTGCTGGGCCACCATGATGCACATGGGGGAGGACGGCTACATCGAGGCCACCAAGAAGATCGTCAAAACTGCCCGATTCATTGAGGCGGA AATCCGCAAAGTGAACGGCTTGTTTGTCTTCGGGAAGCCCAAAGTCTCTGTCGTGGCTCTGGGCTCGGAAGTCTTCGATATCTTCCGGTTATCCAACGCTCTTACGTCCAGGGGTTGGAGTCTGAACACACTACAGTTTCCTTCCAG CATCCACATTTGTGTGACGTTGCTGCACACGAAGCCAGGAGTTGCCGAGCAGTTTGTCAGCGATGTTAAACAAGAGGCGGCGATAATAATGAAGAACCCAAAGGAGAAAACTACCGGCATG GGGGCGATTTACGGCATGGCCCAGACCATACCTGACCGATCCATGGTCACAGAGGTCTCGTACGGGTTCCTCGACTGCCTTTACAGCACTGAACTCCCTTCCTCCGACCTGAAGCACATGAATGGCACCTCCAAGGGTCACTAA